A genomic stretch from Kribbella amoyensis includes:
- a CDS encoding M15 family metallopeptidase gives MLRRALAITALLATAAALQPSAAAADQPPNTATPPASAPYTATAPVGAQSPTPESSATPPVRPTDPAGPSDPTASASADRPGADPTDSADPTTPAEPTTPTEPSTTTPGPTTPAQPTTAAALAISLDQPATTWEDRPLTFTGQLSNGATNWYISLWQALPSGWVLRGATQSTAGGAYRITYTPTTAIHTTFRTVIGPKFYGAPAISPARIGTAQDRRIVVNKPAASYVTLTGVAVTGATVPAEPGREVVLQDLLGSGQWRWLTSVKADAKGNFRLPVPDNFPSSRTVRVVSRGVPAPEVEVSPTAWIVIKAGLNAKVYAVAPSMVPKTYRAGCPVAPGSLRLLTMNHWGLDGLVHKGELIVRDAAVQKMISVWSQSFSAKFPIRRMWRVDVYGGNDVTAMEADNTSVFNCRQVTGNPYALSPHSYGYAIDINTVENPYLAANNVWYPKNGLAYRDRSTVRPGMLFTGSTPTKALIAQGYFWGARWSKPDYQHFEPK, from the coding sequence ATGCTTCGACGCGCACTCGCGATCACCGCACTACTGGCCACGGCCGCCGCACTCCAACCCAGTGCGGCCGCCGCCGACCAACCACCGAACACCGCGACACCGCCGGCGAGTGCTCCGTACACCGCGACCGCGCCGGTAGGTGCGCAGTCACCGACGCCCGAGTCGAGTGCGACGCCGCCGGTCCGCCCCACCGACCCGGCCGGTCCTTCCGACCCGACTGCGTCCGCCTCGGCCGATCGGCCTGGTGCTGACCCGACGGACTCGGCGGACCCGACGACCCCTGCGGAACCGACGACGCCTACGGAGCCGTCGACGACGACGCCCGGGCCGACGACGCCGGCGCAGCCGACTACCGCGGCTGCTTTGGCGATCTCGCTGGATCAGCCGGCGACGACGTGGGAGGACCGGCCGCTCACCTTCACCGGTCAGCTGAGCAACGGCGCCACCAACTGGTACATCTCGCTGTGGCAGGCCTTGCCGAGCGGGTGGGTGCTGCGCGGCGCGACGCAGTCCACGGCGGGCGGGGCGTACCGGATCACGTACACGCCGACCACCGCGATCCACACCACGTTCCGGACCGTGATCGGCCCGAAGTTCTACGGTGCGCCCGCGATCTCGCCGGCCCGGATCGGTACCGCGCAGGACCGGCGGATCGTGGTCAACAAGCCGGCCGCGTCGTACGTCACCCTCACCGGCGTCGCTGTCACCGGCGCCACGGTCCCGGCCGAACCGGGCCGCGAGGTGGTCCTCCAGGACCTGCTCGGCAGCGGCCAGTGGCGCTGGCTGACCAGCGTCAAGGCGGACGCCAAGGGCAACTTCCGGCTGCCGGTCCCGGACAACTTCCCGTCCAGCCGGACCGTCCGGGTGGTCAGCCGGGGCGTCCCGGCACCCGAGGTCGAGGTCTCACCGACCGCCTGGATCGTGATCAAGGCCGGCCTGAACGCGAAGGTCTACGCGGTCGCCCCGAGCATGGTGCCGAAGACGTACCGGGCCGGCTGCCCGGTCGCGCCCGGGTCGCTGCGCCTGCTGACGATGAACCACTGGGGCCTCGACGGCCTGGTCCACAAGGGTGAACTGATCGTCCGGGACGCGGCCGTGCAGAAGATGATCAGCGTCTGGTCCCAGTCGTTCAGCGCGAAGTTCCCGATCCGCCGGATGTGGCGGGTCGACGTCTACGGCGGGAACGACGTCACCGCGATGGAGGCGGACAACACCTCGGTGTTCAACTGCCGCCAGGTCACCGGCAACCCGTACGCGCTCTCGCCGCACTCCTACGGGTACGCGATCGACATCAACACCGTCGAGAACCCGTACCTGGCGGCGAACAACGTCTGGTACCCGAAGAACGGCCTGGCTTACCGCGACCGGTCGACCGTGCGCCCCGGCATGCTGTTCACCGGCAGCACGCCGACGAAGGCGCTGATCGCCCAGGGGTACTTCTGGGGCGCGCGCTGGAGCAAGCCCGACTACCAGCACTTCGAGCCCAAGTGA